One window of Candidatus Hydrothermales bacterium genomic DNA carries:
- a CDS encoding M20/M25/M40 family metallo-hydrolase, with translation MEKVLRELCEVFGPSGFEESVKAKIKELLKEKKFDIKEDRFGNLVVYNKGKKPTITFSAHIDEIGIVCIDADKRGFLKCSPIGGVYPHLYTGHRVIFRNGVIGIFNGKNWKKHDVGSFEEIIIDIGCESKEEALKTVPIGEPAVIYSNFVIQDNKIIARNLDNRAGVSLLLNLLVENEDFERDLYFVFNVQEELGLRGARVFSEYIETDFVFTVDVSTTGDTYTEPERSFRLGGGAGIRVMDSRTIFPLKLISYLENLAEKRGIRVQRDAGSYGVTDAFSIQTARGGLPTVTITIPIRYSHSPSSFILKSDLEEVYKLIKAIIEEPPLS, from the coding sequence ATGGAGAAAGTTTTAAGGGAATTGTGTGAGGTTTTTGGGCCCTCTGGTTTTGAGGAAAGCGTAAAAGCAAAAATTAAGGAACTATTAAAAGAGAAAAAGTTTGATATAAAAGAAGATAGATTCGGGAACTTGGTTGTCTATAATAAAGGAAAAAAACCCACTATAACTTTTTCAGCTCATATCGATGAGATAGGTATTGTTTGTATAGATGCTGACAAAAGAGGATTTTTAAAATGTTCACCTATAGGAGGGGTTTATCCTCATCTTTACACAGGGCATAGGGTTATATTTAGGAACGGTGTTATTGGTATATTCAATGGAAAAAATTGGAAAAAGCACGATGTAGGTAGCTTTGAAGAAATAATTATTGATATAGGCTGTGAATCAAAGGAGGAGGCTCTTAAAACTGTCCCAATTGGAGAGCCGGCGGTGATATATTCAAATTTTGTCATTCAGGACAACAAAATAATTGCGAGAAATTTGGATAATAGAGCAGGTGTTAGCCTTTTATTAAACCTATTAGTGGAAAATGAAGATTTTGAAAGAGATCTATATTTTGTTTTTAATGTCCAAGAGGAGTTAGGTTTAAGAGGAGCAAGAGTTTTCTCTGAATACATTGAAACAGACTTCGTTTTTACAGTAGATGTGTCAACAACTGGAGATACTTATACAGAACCTGAAAGATCTTTTAGATTAGGAGGCGGTGCTGGAATTAGAGTAATGGATTCAAGAACGATATTTCCTCTAAAACTTATAAGTTACCTGGAAAATCTTGCTGAAAAAAGAGGTATTAGAGTTCAAAGAGACGCTGGAAGTTATGGAGTAACAGATGCTTTTTCTATACAAACTGCAAGAGGCGGTCTTCCTACAGTTACTATCACAATACCAATCAGATACTCTCATTCACCTTCTTCTTTTATTTTAAAAAGTGATTTGGAG
- a CDS encoding M42 family peptidase, protein MIEYLKELSELKGPSGREDEVKNYIKSKLNEKEIPYEEDFFGNIYVFKKGKVEINLNVSVMAHIDEVGFIVTGYTSDGYIKFRPIGGIDAEILPGTEVIFLNGVKGVIISLPPHRKKQTEYSFKNLLIDIGTYTAEEAKNKVELGEEGVFMTKFEEIGKGVYKGKSFDDRAGTALVLSLIIDEDLPFNTNFVFTVQEETGLLGARVSSFRKNFDLVFVIEGTFAFEPYHPEEEYYPKLGHGPVITKMDRSLIVNEVLLNYVEKAAKKNNIKFQWKIPFTGSTDGGPVSLSNKGVKTLVMAIPCRYIHSKASLIFEEDYYNTKRLLLKTMEEMYGESFKGIV, encoded by the coding sequence ATGATAGAGTATTTAAAAGAGTTATCCGAACTAAAGGGACCCTCTGGTAGAGAGGATGAGGTAAAAAACTATATCAAGTCAAAATTAAATGAAAAAGAAATACCCTACGAAGAAGACTTTTTTGGGAATATTTATGTATTTAAAAAAGGAAAAGTAGAAATAAATTTAAACGTAAGCGTGATGGCTCACATTGATGAGGTAGGCTTTATAGTTACTGGGTATACTTCTGATGGTTATATTAAGTTTAGACCAATTGGTGGTATAGATGCGGAGATTTTACCTGGCACAGAGGTGATTTTTTTAAATGGTGTTAAAGGTGTTATTATAAGCCTTCCTCCTCATAGAAAAAAGCAGACTGAATACAGCTTTAAAAATCTTTTAATAGATATAGGGACCTACACAGCTGAAGAGGCAAAAAACAAAGTTGAATTAGGTGAAGAGGGTGTCTTTATGACAAAATTTGAAGAAATTGGTAAAGGAGTTTATAAGGGAAAGTCATTTGATGATAGAGCAGGAACAGCACTAGTTCTTTCTTTAATAATTGATGAGGATCTACCATTTAATACTAATTTTGTCTTTACAGTCCAGGAAGAGACAGGTTTACTGGGTGCAAGAGTCTCATCTTTTAGAAAAAATTTTGACCTTGTTTTTGTTATTGAGGGTACTTTTGCTTTTGAACCTTATCATCCTGAAGAGGAATATTATCCTAAATTAGGACATGGTCCTGTAATCACAAAAATGGACAGATCTTTAATTGTAAATGAAGTCTTGCTAAATTACGTTGAAAAAGCTGCTAAAAAAAATAACATTAAATTTCAATGGAAAATTCCCTTTACTGGTTCAACAGATGGTGGACCTGTTTCTTTATCAAATAAAGGAGTAAAAACTCTTGTTATGGCTATTCCTTGTAGATACATTCATTCAAAAGCTTCTTTGATTTTTGAGGAAGATTATTATAATACTAAAAGATTGCTTTTAAAAACTATGGAGGAGATGTATGGAGAAAGTTTTAAGGGAATTGTGTGA